The genomic region ACGATCAAAGAGCCACTTCTAGAATGCTGGCTTTGTTTTAAAAATGACAATACAgaattacattgacatctaGTGGTGAAACACGGTAGTGCAAAACACTATTCTCCAATTAAAAAGTGGCGTTTTGGTGCCTACAATCACAAGAATGCACACTACGGGATGTCCATTTTAGATgtggtttattttattttatttaaaaaagaaaaaacaaaacaggtcaCAAATGTGTCCCAAAATTTAAATGGAGATAAAACCTGATATTCACTGTTAAATTACTAAAAAAGAAAATCGTGCTTTAAAATGTTTTACAGCCGTCAGTGTAGTAAAACCCAAGCGAGGTGTATAAGCCAGCGACTCCACTGTACAGTAATGTACAGGGTATTTAAATTTATGTAAACAGTTACCtctttaaataaacaaaatattaaaaagtACATAAATATATTCAACATCGTTCCATCCAAATTAATACATCTGTAATAAGCATTCTTTTATCTGACAAATTTCCCTCtaggatcaataaagtatctatctatctatctatctatctatctatctatctatctatctatctatctatctatctatctatctatctgacGAATTGCATAAGATATAGAGTAAATTGCAAATACAGACCAGATGGTATAGGGTGTTGGAAATACAAGGTcattaaaaatacaaattagTGTTTATTATTTGGTGTTTGAGTACCACTCCTCTAGTCTTCATGAGTGTTTAATCAAGCGTGATTTCAAAATGACCATAGGACTCAAAATGAGGTGATGGCCACACAAATgttacacacacctcaccactacACACTGATCACCTCACCgatacacactcatcacctcaccactacacactcattacctcatcactacacactcatcacctcaCTGATACACCTCACcactacacactcatcacctcaccgctacacactcatcacctcaCTGCTAGACACTCATCACCTCATcgctacacactcatcacctcaccactacacactcatcacctcaCTGATACACCTCACCACTACACACTCATCCCCTCACTGATACACCTCACcactacacactcatcacctcaccactacacactcatcccctcaccgctacacactcatcaccttaccgctacacactcatcacctcaccgctacacactcatcacctcaCTGCTAGACACTCATCCCCTCACCGctacacactcttcacctcaccgctacacactcatcacctcaCTGATACACCTCACcactacacactcatcacctcaccactacacactcatcacctcaccgctacacactcatcacctcaccactacactcatcacctcaccactacactcatcacctcaccactacacactcatcacctcaccgctacacactcatcacctcaccactacactcatcacctcaccactACACTCATCACCTCACTGATACACCTCACcactacacactcatcacctcaccactacacactcatcacctcaccactacactcatcacctcaccgctacacactcatcacctcactgttacacactcatcATCGACTCAAACTCATCGACCCTCTGCCTGGTGTTGCCCTTCTTAATCTTTCTGTAACACACTGTGTTGTACTTGGACACAGCGGGACATTTGCTCCGAGAGCTCCTCCCACGGCTTCTGTGGGAAGCCACGCCGGGTGCTGGAGAATTCTGTGACTGTAGTGCGTCtgacccctcctcttcctcctcgtccgcttcctcttcctcctgctggTTCAGCTCTTCTGGTTGGCCCTGCTCTTCACCACTCGCGGCAGTGCTCACCTCAGGATCTACTTCTTCCTTCattagctccgcctcctcgGCATCAGTCGTCTGTCCTactgatgtcacttcctgtccCGTAGCTGCGAAGGTCAAAGAACTTAATTAGTTACAGGAATATCAAAAACATCGCATGATATGATGATGAAAATCAACACATTTTATTTATCAACTGTTCTCTGTATTCTCATCATCCCTAATGGTTCATCATGTTTCAAGCAGAAAAAGACTTTTTGTAACTTTGTGTACAGTACTTGGCAAAAGATGCAAATATACTTTGTTGAATTTTAAGTTGATTTGCATAAAGAAATCTACTGGCCTCAACTCCTGGATAAACTCAGTTGTGAAGCTTTCATCATGTCTTTGAAAGCGAAAGCTCTTCAACTACACATCTCAGAGTTAAAATCTACCAAACCGCTTTTGTCATTATAAAAAAGGGCTACGGGACAGCAGGTGCATGTGCACATACTAAAGCACATTTATAGGTGCCTTTCAAATACCATACTGGACCATGAAGTTCCTCCAAGCTTCAAGCTGTTATTGGAGACCTGCCTGAACAACATGAGGCCCAAAGCCCAAGAGTACAGCAGGTAGAACACTCAAAGGTCAAACAGTGTTTCAAGGAGGTAGATGGAGATGGTAGGTGTGTCCTGGAGGTAGTTGGAGGTGGTAGGAGCTGTAAAAGTTCTTCAAAGAGGAAGGGGAGCACATGAGATTTAGAGAGGGTTCTCATTCACAGGAGCAGAGACGAGTGAAGACCTAATGCACCATCGACACAAAGATCAACCAAgaacagggatgggcaactggcggctcGCGGGCCGCACACGGCCCTCGTCCTCGGCCCTAGTCCTCACtctttttttgttcttgtcacgtagggctacgcctcGCGTCGGTGTTGTTCCCTtcccggttatcccgccctgcgtgtctgttgtcctggtttccctctgtctgacacgcccgtgtcgtcattgtgttcagctgtgtctagtttagtcctgtgtacttgtgtttcgcccgttgtcggttatttgtggtttgttcggttttgtggattatctctgtcatcgctgttctggtattttccatctccgttgtgtttctccgttgtgaatggctctcctgttacgactcctgcctgtcctgttgactattctcttggacggctctcccattttgacccgtgcctgtacaaacgacttcgcctatagaattccccttattaaatctcgctcttctcagcgtttgtgtccacctcctcgTTCCGCAGCAcgctacgcgttacagttctttaatatgaaggagttcacattcctttttgcacttttttatttagcaaatgttttgtctttgttgcttatcaaggacatgttaatgcatttatatgcagaaaatagatgtatgttggtgcaataaacatacagatctgaattcatttaaaatgtgttcttattgagaataatttgtagtgtctttcatatccaattatttgaagtgtgtgtggtcatgtggccaataatagtgctgaaaaaaatttggccctctttatcatggaagttgcccatccctgaccAAGAAGGTCAGCGAGAAATGAAAACAGGTTCTTGCAAGAGAGCAAAACAGAGTAGATTCAGTGGAAACTCAACAGTGAGATGCTCACGAGGAATTACCAGCTAGCCTTATGCCAGACCATTGAAACCAGTACTGAGTGGACAGCATTGTGAAACCTGGTCTTAAGTTGGAGCAAAGGTGCTGCTGACAATCCCTAATTAATTCAGAGTagctctgtgtctccctcttgTGGCCGAGAGTGACCTAGCCACCCGGTGAGGGGCTGGCGTCAGTGAGAAGGGCCTACACAAAACTGGCTCCAAACGTGAGACACAGAAAATGGGATTATGTGCACTGACTAGGGAGGAGAGGACGATACCAGACTGGGTTAATCCTGTCCGTGGCCTTGAAGGATTCTTTCTAATGTGGGGCTAGCTTTAGAGGCTAAATGTATAGGCCCCACTTGACATGTGCAAACAGCAACTTACAAGCTACAGATGCTGCTTGTAGAACAGTATATTCCACCAAGAGCAGATACTGATGAAAACAGGAGGAAGACCAAAGCAACCTCACAAGACCTCGCAAGAAGGATTTGATCTGGCAACGTTGCTTGAGTTGGCACGCTCAGGAGAACGAGATAGCCCAGAAGCGTATTCCAGCACAGATGTCAAATTAATCCCAAATTAATGAGGAGTAGCCCGTGTGTCCCTCTTGTGGAGACAGGAGGGATTGCAGGTGGACAGCCCTGTGCCAGGCCTGTGCCATACACAGTATGTTTGAATTATGCTTTCTCAGAAAAGTCATGGTCATATGATTATAATATTAATTAAAATGTGTTTATCTTAAGAAGTGTTAGTGCTATGGGACCAAGAAATTTGAAATGCCAATTACATTCAATTTAAGGTCAGAATAACCTTAGGTCACTCATAAGTATCAGGGTTTTTAAAGCCTGACTTGATTGGTGCAGGCCCCTTTTACCCCCATCAGCATTGTTCTGGGCCAGTTGGTACAACCCGTCCTCTTTCTCCTCACctgactcctcttcctcctgcttgTTCAGCTCTCCTGATTGACATTGCTTGTCTCCACTCACTGAAGCGCTGACCTCAGGTTCTGCATTCTTTAGCTCCTCCTTCTCAGCATCAAGCTTCCGTCCCACTGATGTCACTTCCTCCCCGTCTGCAAAGGCTTTGATAGTTGCCAATTAAGGACAAAGAACATCGTTAATTACAGTGATACCAAACCCACCTGATCATTCAGCATTATATCCAAAACAATGATGAACAAATTTATGAAATTTTACAAAAAAGATTACAAAAGTACTCGCAGGTGATCTTAAATCAGCCGCACATTGTGTCTTTGTCTTTTATTCATGTCTCAGCAGAAAAAAGTCTGTTTATAACCTCATGGGCAGTAGTTCTCCTGAAATGCAAATATTCTTTGTGGAATTTTAATATGATTTGAATAAACAAATGCACAGACCTGAACTGCTGAGATAAAGAGATTTCTTTCATAATTTCCTAAACAATGGGAGCTTTTCAAATAACATATTGCAGGATTGTACTCAGTTTCTTTTGTAAATACACAGaccacatcacacatacacatgacgGGCCTCAGGACTTTTTGAATACTGACCACTGAACCTCTTCCTAACACCACAGGGAACATGCGTGTCTGGATTTCTTCATTAAGAAGCAGGGGAAAAAAGCTGTGTTCACAGGATTTCAGTATATATTACAAAGGAAAAAGAAGaaatatatatcttatatatcttAAGAAATATATTACTAACCTTAATGAACATATTACTAAACGTAAATGTAACAAATGCTGCTAGCGTCTCACACGATGTTAAGATCAGAAAGATGAGTTATTAAGGAGCAAACCGTCTGTTTCTCCAGACATTTTGAATCTGTGCACACGCAAACGCCTCTGTTGGTTCTGTCTTTGACAGAGATGCTCTCACCTTCGTCCGGGTCGTCCTGGAGCGGACTGTGCTGTCCAGCCAGTTTGGAATCATCCTTGAACTCTCGCTCCTGCGGTGGGACCGGTGGAGGTGCCGGGCTCATCATCTCCCGACCCGGAGCCTCTGAACTGGGC from Brachyhypopomus gauderio isolate BG-103 chromosome 8, BGAUD_0.2, whole genome shotgun sequence harbors:
- the ermn gene encoding uncharacterized protein ermn; translated protein: MEKKMQTQPSSEAPGREMMSPAPPPVPPQEREFKDDSKLAGQHSPLQDDPDEAFADGEEVTSVGRKLDAEKEELKNAEPEVSASVSGDKQCQSGELNKQEEEESATGQEVTSVGQTTDAEEAELMKEEVDPEVSTAASGEEQGQPEELNQQEEEEADEEEEEGSDALQSQNSPAPGVASHRSRGRSSRSKCPAVSKYNTVCYRKIKKGNTRQRVDEFESMMSV